GCGCGGTGAGCCGTCGGGTAGCCGTGTTCGCGCAGCACGTGACTGGCCCGTCGGTCGGCGGGCTCACCCTTGTGCCAGCCGCCGGTGCCCGCGCTGCTCACCCGCACCGCGTGCCCGAGGCCGCGCTCGCTGATCTGGTGGGCGAACATCTTCTCGGCCATCGGGGAGCGGCAGATGTTGCCCGAGCAGACGAACGTCACGTGCAGCAGTTCAGACACCCAGCACCTCACGCAGATCGGTGACGGTCGCGACGTGCGCGACGGCCGGGGCGGCGTCCGGACCCTCGAAATCTGCCCGCCCGTAACCCCATCCGACCACCACGGTGTCGATACCGTGCGCGGCGGCGCCCTCGACGTCGTGGGAGCGGTCACCGACCATCAGCACGCGTTCGGGCAGGTCGTCGATCTGAGCCAGCGCGTGGGCGACCACGTCGGCCTTCGCGGCGCGGGCACCGTCGACGCTGGCGCCGGCGATCACCTCGAAGCAGTCGTGCAGGCCGAAGTGCTCGAGGATCCGCTGCGCGGTGGGCTCGGCCTTCGAGGTGGCCACCGCGAGCCGGACACCGGCCGCCCGCAGGTCGGCCAGCAGCGCGGGGATCCCGTCGAACACCCGGTTCATCGCCCAGCCGCGGGTGCGGTAGTCCTCCCGGTAGGCGGCGATCGCGGCGTCGGTCCGCTCACCGAGCCCGAGCCCGCCGAGGGTGTGGTGCATCGGCGGCCCGATGATCATGG
The window above is part of the Mycolicibacterium rutilum genome. Proteins encoded here:
- a CDS encoding HAD-IA family hydrolase, giving the protein MTDTLDPTTTATRPQLVIFDLDGTLTDSAQGIVASFRHALGSVGAAVPDGDLATMIIGPPMHHTLGGLGLGERTDAAIAAYREDYRTRGWAMNRVFDGIPALLADLRAAGVRLAVATSKAEPTAQRILEHFGLHDCFEVIAGASVDGARAAKADVVAHALAQIDDLPERVLMVGDRSHDVEGAAAHGIDTVVVGWGYGRADFEGPDAAPAVAHVATVTDLREVLGV